In one Fusarium keratoplasticum isolate Fu6.1 chromosome 5, whole genome shotgun sequence genomic region, the following are encoded:
- a CDS encoding SpoU-sub-bind domain-containing protein, translating to MFHPVQLRAAALRRPLAGLFTPQPCPSRILVRAKSLSAIHRGMRNSEKAQFGESRRPTRDSTESRDHGTFDRRARRRSAAPPIHRDTPTRRDEFMDKFNARAQDSGGTRSWRQEQKLRKKLRKKEEEKKAKEEAGDEETGRRTRRRRFADPENEFGQKSFVHRMKYGDLKDVAAELPIKQFVQPRSFRETRNERRQFDFQDPNGWQDQESPRFERRSDRSDNDSRSFQDASRSERRFDRSDRDSRPGYDAARSERRFDRSDRDTHSRQDRGRTDRWNDQEGDSAEGSAPKRGRKKEMMPMTIKYTTAASQFLYGRSVVKAALEQGRRKLYNLYIYGGENRRDNKDNTFLSRLAEKQGVPITIVPTEEQRLMDKMSMGRPHNGFVLEASPLPQLPIRSLGKLEETPARLGFHVELDFQTKEEEAINGTESFFRRANDVMPKPFVLLLNEIMDPGNLGGIIRTASYLGIDAVGITSRGSSTLTPVALKSAAGAVEEISLFTVDDPLRFIEDSSKAGWKTFAAVAPPDRKLVRKHGDKFISTDVIEANSPLNEHPCLLVLGNEGHGLPKPLKVAADYELSVPRFVQGSCIDSLNVSVAAGLLCHSFVKEPLVEAKPVQVDAPVEVPEPQVQVEAEEKPVEAEKQGVLLSSEGGEENKAEEAELEKADKPKEETTEEKKSEEEKPEEKKPEEKKPEETKAENVEMMF from the coding sequence ATGTTTCATCCGGTGCAATTGAGGGCAGCTGCCCTTCGTCGGCCACTTGCTGGCCTTTTTACACCTCAGCCATGCCCTTCTCGAATCTTGGTCCGCGCAAAGAGTCTTTCCGCTATCCATCGGGGTATGCGCAACTCGGAGAAAGCCCAGTTTGGAGAATCTCGCCGTCCTACAAGGGACTCGACCGAATCGCGCGATCATGGAACATTCGATAGAAGAGCTCGGCGAAGGTCAGCGGCCCCTCCAATTCACCGCGATACCCCAACCCGTCGGGATGAGTTCATGGACAAGTTCAATGCGAGGGCCCAGGACAGTGGTGGCACCAGGTCTTGGCGCCAGGAGCAAAAGCTAAGGAAGAAGCTAcgaaagaaggaggaagagaagaaggcaaaagaagaggcaggcgacgaggagaccGGCCGCCGCACCCGGAGAAGGCGATTCGCAGATCCAGAAAACGAGTTTGGCCAAAAGAGTTTTGTGCACCGAATGAAGTATGGAGACCTCAAGGATGTGGCCGCCGAATTGCCCATCAAACAGTTCGTCCAGCCGCGATCATTCCGCGAAACCCGCAATGAACGACGGCAATTTGACTTTCAAGATCCCAACGGTTGGCAAGATCAGGAATCTCCACGGTTCGAGAGACGGTCTGATCGATCAGATAACGACTCTCGATCATTTCAGGATGCTTCAAGGTCCGAAAGACGGTTTGATCGATCAGACCGCGATTCCCGGCCAGGTTATGATGCTGCACGATCCGAGAGACGGTTTGATCGATCGGATCGGGACACTCACTCACGCCAAGACAGAGGCCGTACTGACCGATGGAATGATCAGGAGGGTGACTCTGCCGAAGGATCAGCTCCAAAGCGCGGgcgcaagaaggagatgatgccTATGACAATCAAGTATACCACCGCTGCCTCTCAATTCCTCTACGGCAGGTCGGTGGTGAAGGCAGCTCTCGAGCAGGGCAGGCGGAAGCTGTACAATCTGTACATTTATGGCGGTGAGAACCGCAGGGACAACAAGGACAATACGTTCCTGTCCCGGCTTGCCGAGAAGCAGGGCGTCCCCATTACCATCGTGCCCACCGAGGAGCAGCGTCTGATGGACAAGATGAGCATGGGACGGCCTCACAATGGCTTTGTGCTTGAGGCTTCCCCATTGCCCCAGCTGCCCATCCGGTCACTGGGAAAGCTTGAGGAGACTCCAGCTCGCCTGGGCTTCCATGTGGAACTTGACTTCCagaccaaggaagaagaggccatcaacgGCACTGAAAGCTTCTTCCGACGAGCCAACGACGTCATGCCTAAGCCCTTTGTGCTTTTGCTCAACGAAATCATGGATCCTGGCAACCTGGGAGGTATCATCCGAACGGCTAGCTACCTTGGTATTGATGCAGTCGGCATCACCAGCCGGGGATCTTCCACGTTGACACCCGTGGCTCTCAAGTCTGCAGCTGGCGCAGTGGAGGAGATCTCACTGTTCACAGTCGATGACCCGCTCAGGTTCATCGAGGACTCCAGCAAGGCCGGCTGGAAGACGTTTGCTGCCGTGGCGCCTCCCGACCGGAAATTGGTCCGCAAGCACGGAGACAAGTTCATCTCGACAGATGTTATCGAGGCCAACAGCCCGCTCAACGAGCATCCTtgtcttcttgtccttggcaaTGAAGGACACGGGTTGCCGAAGCCACTCAAGGTAGCAGCCGACTACGAGTTGTCGGTGCCTCGATTTGTGCAGGGGAGCTGCATTGACAGCTTGAACGTTAGCGTTGCTGCAGGACTCTTATGCCACTCATTCGTCAAGGAGCCCCTGGTTGAAGCCAAGCCGGTGCAGGTTGACGCCCCGGTTGAGGTCCCAGAgcctcaagtccaagtcgaagcagaggagaagcctgTTGAGGCTGAAAAGCAGGGGGTGTTGCTCAGCAGCGAGGGCGGTGAGGAAAACAAGGCGGAAGAGGCCGAACTAGAAAAGGCggacaagcccaaggaggagacgactgaggagaagaagtccgaggaagaaaagcccgaggagaagaaaccggaggagaagaaaccGGAGGAAACAAAGGCTGAGAATGTCGAGATGATGTTCTAA